The sequence below is a genomic window from Sporichthya brevicatena.
TGCGGGAGGAGGGCGTGGCCGCCTACGCCTCCCCCGCCCCCGGGGTTCGAGGGCCGTACATGGACATCCAGCTCCCGAACCGCCCGACCGACCGGGTCTTTGTCGACGCCGGCGCGGCCGGCGCCGCCCGGGCCGTGCTCGACGCCCGCCGCGACGAGTTCGGCCCCGGCGACGTCCCGCCTCCCGACAGCTCCTCGCCGGCCACCGCGCCGGCCACCGCTCCGGACGCCGCCCCGCCGGACGTCGTGCCCCCGGGGAGCGCGGCGGGGACCGCGGCCGAGGAGGACGGCCAGGACTTCGACGCGGCCTGGCGGGCGATCGTGGCCGGGTACGGCCAGACCTCCACCGAGCAGCAGCCGGTCGCCCCCTGGTCCCCGGCCGAGGACGTCGAGCCCGACGCGCCCAGCGCGAGCGGCTCGTGGCGGGTGCTGCGCCGGGGCGAGGGCCGGGGAGAGGGCGAGGACGAGGACCCGGACGCCGCGTGGGGCCTGCCCGGCGGCGCGAGCACGCCCGAGGAGCCCGAGCCGGCGGAACCGGAGGAGCACTACGTGCCCCCGCCGCCTCCCCCGCTGCCGCGGATGGACCTGCAGACCAAGCTCTCGTGGCTCGGGGTCGTCGGCGGCCCGATCCTGCTGGTCCTGTTCACCTCGCTGGACTGGTACCCGATCGAGGGCGCGACGTTCCTCGCCATCGCCGCGTTCGTCGGCGGGTTCGCCTCGCTGGTCTACCGAATGAAGGACGACGGCCCGGACGACGGCGACAACGGCGCCGTCGTCTGACGCCCAGCCTGACTCTCAGCCTGACTCTCAGTCAGACACCTTCGGCAGCAGGGAGTTCCAGCTCCGCCAGCACGGGCAGGTGGTCGGTGGCAGCGGCCGGGTCGGCCGCAAGGTCGGCGGGCACCCCGGCCGACCGGACCTCGATCCCCGGCGAGACCAGCAGGGCGTCGATCCGGCGGTTCGGGCCGCGGGCGGGGAAGGTCAGCTCGCCGCCGGTCGGCGCGGTCGCCCAGGCGTCCCGCAACGACGCCGTCAGCAGCGTCCAGACGCGGCTGCCGGGGACGTCGTTGACGTCCGCCCCGAGCACCCGGTGCGGGACGTCCGCCGCCTCGAGGCGGGCGAGCACCCGGCGCGTCTGCTTCTCCCGCTCCAGCGGGTCGAGCGAGAGATGCGTACCGCCGACCAGCAACCGGGCGGCACCGTCGGGCCGGCCCACGTCGACGACCGCCGACGCGAGTGCCCGACGGTGCCGCCGCCCGGACCGGGGCAGGCGGACGCGGGACGCGGAGACCAGCCGCACCCGGGGACCGCCGAGCAGCAGGTTGCCCGCAGCGGATCGCCCGCCGGTGAGGACGGAGAGCCCCGCCGCCGCGGCGAGAGCCCGGCACCGGCGCGGCGAGAACAGGAATCGCGGCGCCTCCTGGACGCAGACCAGGTCCGGGGCCAGCCCGCGCAGGATCGCCGCCACGGCGTCGGCGTCGTCCCGGAGCGAGCGCACGTTGTAGCTCACGACGCGCACGCGCACTCCGGGGTCGGGCGAGCCGCTCAGGTGGCGGCCTCCCGGGCCAGGTCGGCCGCACCCACGAGCCCGGCGGCCGAGCCGAGCCGGGCCGGCCGGATCTCGGCCTCGGGACGGTTTCCGGTGGCCGGCAGGCGGCGGCGGAACTCCGCACGGGCGGGCTCCAGCAGCCGGTCACCGTTGCCGGCCACCCCGCCGCCGATCACGACGACGCCGGGGTCGAGGACGGCGGCCACGGCGGCGAGCCCGCGGCCGAGCCAGCGCCCGAGGTCGGCGAGCAGCTCGCCGGCGACGGGGTCACCCGCAGCCGCGGCGTCCTGCACGTGGGTTCCCTCCAGCGCCTCGGGGTCTCCCCCGCAGGCGGCGACGAGGGCTTCCGCGCCGGTCCCCGCAGCGAGGGCGGTCACGACCAGGTCGCGGGCCGCGCGCGTGAGCGCGGTGCCGCTCGCGTACTGCTCCCAGCAGCCCGACTGCCCGCACCCGCACGGCCGGCCGTCGGGCACCAGCGGCAGGTGCCCGAGCTCCCCGGCGACGCCGAAGCCGCCCCGCACCAGCCGGCCGTCGAGGACGATCCCCCCGCCGATGCCGGTGCCGACGGTCACGAGCACCATCGAGTCCGCACCCGCGCCGGCGCCGAACCGCGCCTCGGCCCAGGCGGCGGCGTTGGCATCGTTCTCCAGGATCACCGGCGTCCCGAGCCGGTCGCTCAACTGCGCGGCGAGCGGGACGTCGGTCCACTGCAGGTTCGGGGCGAACAGGACCCGCCGCCGGCCGGCGTCGACGAACCCGGCCGCCCCGATCCCGACCGGCCGGCCCCGCGCCTCGTCCCCGAGTTCGGCGACCGCATCGGCGATCGCCGCCACGACCGCGTCCGGCCCGTCGGGGGTCTCACGCCGCGTCTGGGCCCGCACCGCACCGTCGGCGGCCACCAGGCCGACCGCGATCTTCGTCCCGCCGAGGTCGACGCCGACCGCAACGTTCACGGACGCTCCTCCTCCGAACCTGACGACAGCGGTGTCATAGCTGACGGGAGATCAGTTCGTTCACCGGCCGGACGTTTCAGGTGATGTCGATCGTCTCGAACCCTGATCCGGTCGGCTTCCCGGCCCGGGCGCGCTCGAAACCGTCGAGCGCCGTGCGCGCGAGCGCAAGCAGCGCCTCCATCGCGTCGTCGAGGCGGTGTGCGATCTCCGGGCTGCTGGTGCGGACCAGGGCGATCAGCTGGCACAGCGGGCACACCGTGCACTCCGCGGAGCCGGTGGCGATGTGCGCGTTCAGGTACTCCGGGTCGATCGGGCCGGACGGCCGCGCAGCGGCGCGGGCCGCCAACCACTGCCCGAGCGCGTCGACGAGCCGGGCGGCCTCCTCGGCGGCGGTGCCGAAGGCGTCGCCGGTGGGACGCTCACTCATGACGGGATCTCCCGGGTGAAGGTGATCTCCAGCCGGTCCCCGGCGAGCTGCGCCCCACCGACCGAGCACCGTGCCAGCGCGCTCGGCAGCGCCAGCAACCGCCGGTGGCCGCCGACGGTGAGGACGAGCTCGTCGCCCTTGCGCCGCAGGTCCATGTCGCGCTTGTCGGCGAGCGGCAGCGCCAGCGAGAGGACGTACCGGCCCGGATCGACCGCGCGGATCGTCATCGGCTCGGTCTCCGCCAGGAGGGCGCAGGGGTCGGCGTCGGAGTCGGTCTGCGGGAGCCGGGAGGCGTACACCGCGGCGGCGAGGGCGCCGAGCTCCTCGACACCGACCGGCTCGGCGGCCCGGTAGCCCGAGCGCAGCACCGGCAGCGGGGCGAAGGAGGCCTCGATCTCGGCGAGCATCTCGGTCTGCGCCGCCACCCAGCCGGTTCGCCAGGAGTCGGCGCCCTCGGCGGGGAAGATCCGGTTCGCGATGACCGCGTCGATCCGGTACCCGTAGAGCGACAGCGAGGTCAGGGTGCGGCGGGCCTCGGCGACCACCACGAACTCCGGGGTCAGCACGAGCCGCACCGAGGTGCCCGGGTCGGTCAGCACCTCCCGCACGCCGGCGAGCTCGGCGTGCAGCCGTTCGACGGCGTCGAAGACCCCGTCGGCGGGCATGGGGATGCCGGTGACGCGGTTCAGCACGGGCCGCAGGGCCCGCACCATCCGCCGTTCCATCGGGAACACCCGGTCCATGTACCAGTTCAGCGCCTCGGGCAGCGCGAGCAGGCGCAGCGTCTCGGCGGTCGGGGCGCAGTCGACGACCACGACGTCCCACCGTCCCGAGCGGACCTGGTCGCGCACCTCGAGCAGCGCGAGGACCTCCTCGGCGCCGGGCAGGACGGTGAGCTCCTCGGCCTCGATCGGGTCGACGCCGACGGAGTCCAGGACGCCGAGCAGGTAGCGCCGGATCTCGGTCCAGGTCCGCTCGAACTTGCGCTGGGCGTCGACCTGCGCGAGGAACAGGTTCGGCGCGATCTCGGCGGGTTCGGCGCTCGGCGGGACCCCGAAGGCGTCGGCCAGCGAGTGCGCCGCGTCGGTGGACAGGACGAGCGTCTTACGCCCCCGGGCGGCGGCGAGCGTCGCCGTCCCCGCCGCGGCGGTCGTCTTGCCGACCCCACCCTTCCCGGTGAAGAGCAGGACCCTCACCGGGCGGCGCCGGGGACAGGGAGCGGCATGGGATCAGCCCTCGACGCGCTTCTTCAGCTCGCGCAGCGCGGTGTCGATGATGACCTTCTCGGCCTTGCGCTTGATCATCCCGAGCAGCGGGATCTTGACGTCGACCGACAGCGTGTAGGTCACGTTGGTGCCGCCGCCCTCCGCCGGGGCCAGGGCGTAGGAGCCGTCGAGCATCTTCAGCATCTGGCCCTCGACGAGGGTCCAGGTCAGCAGGTCCGGCACACCCGACCAGTCGTAGGTCAGCGTGTACTCGTCCTTGATCGCGCCGGCGTCGAGTTGGTAGTGCACGAGCTCGGCGCGCCCGTCCGGGCGCCACCCCAGGACCTCGGCCTTCTTCACGGCGCCGGTCCACTCGGGGTAGGCCTCGAAGTCCGCGATCACGGCCAGTACCTCGTCCGGCGAGGCGTTCACGGTGATGCTCGCCGTGGTCGAGTCGGCCATCGGTTCCGGTCCTCCCGGCAGGGTGCTGATCAGGTGACGCAGGCTATCGCGCGGCTCACCACTCGAGGACGAACGGTTCCTCGCGGCCGCGGAAGTGCCCGACGTTGACGCACTCGGTGCGCCCGATCCGCAGCCGGGGCGCCAGCGGCGAATGGACGTGGCCGAACAGGGCCAGGTCCGGCTGGTGCGCCCGGATGGCGGCGAGGGTCTGCTCGCTGCCCCGCTCGAAACGCCGGGCGACGACGTCGTAGGTGAGCTCGGGCACGGCCGGCGGGATGTGCGTGCACAGGACTTCGAGGCGCCGGCCGAGCTCGGCGGCCGCCGCGAACACGGCGTCGACCTTGGCGGCGTAGTCCTCGTCGGAGATCTCGAACGGCGTCCGGTAGGGCGAGCGCAGGCCGCCGCCGACGAAGCCGAACAGCCGGCCGCCGATCTCCACGACCTGCCCGTCCAGCACGGTGTGGGCGCCGGTGAGGAACTCCGGCCACAGTGCCGGCAGGTCGACGTTGCCGTAGGTGAGGTACGTCGGGTCGGGCATCGCCGCGAACAGCTCGGTGTACTGCGCGCGGACGGCGCGCTCGATGTACGACCACCGGTCGCCGGGCACCTCGGCCCAGAGCTCGTGCAGGTAGTCGCGCGCCTCCTCGACGCGCCCGGCGGTGCGCAGCGCGACCCAACGCGCCGCGCGCTCCGCGCCGAACAGCTCGCCGAAGATTCCGCCGGCGTGGTCGTCGTAGTCGACGAAGAGGACGAGGTCCCCGAGGCAGACGAGCGCGTCCGCACCCTCCCCGGCCGCCTTGAGCGCCGCCGCGGACCCGTGGACGTCACTGACCACGTGGACCCGCATACGCCCAGGGTAAGTGGCCTCCCGGCGCGATCAGAACCACGGCCCGGAATGTCCGGAGTTGCTGCGGAAAGCGCGGGTCCGGGTGACACTGACAGCGATGACGCCCCCGCTGCCCCCGCCGACGCCGCCCGCGACGCCGACCCCGGCGATCGCGGTCCGCGACCTGCGCGTCAGCTTCGGGCGGGCCCCCGCCGTGGACGGGGTCGACCTGTCGGTCCCGGCCGGCGCGGCCGTCGGCCTGCTCGGCCGCAACGGCGCCGGCAAGTCGACGACCCTGCGGGTCCTGGCCGGGGCCCTGCCGCCCACGGCCGGCCACGTCGAGGTCTGGGGCGTCGACGTGGGAGCCGACCCGTTCGGCGCCCGGGCCGTCGTCGGGTACTGCCCGGACGTCGGCGGTCTGATCCCGCGGGCGACCCCGTGGGAGCACCTCGAGCTCGCCGCCCGGCTGCGGCGCCTGCCGGCGGGGTGGGAGCACCGGGCCCGGGATCTTCTGGAACGGTTCGACCTCGGCGCCGACGCGGACCGGGTCACCGCCGGGTTCTCCCACGGCATGGGCCGGCGCCTGTCGGTGGTCCTCGCCGCGCTGCACGCCCCGCGGGTGCTCCTGCTGGACGAGCCGTTCGACGGCGTCGACCCGGTCGGGGTCGAGGCCACCCTCGACCTGATCTCCGAGCTCCGCGTCGGCGGGACCGCCGTGCTGGTCTCCTCGCACCTGCTGCCGCTGGTCGTGCGCGCCACCACCCAGGCCGTCGTGCTGCGGGCCGGTCGGATCGTGGGCGCCGCCCCCAGCGCCGAGCTCGACGGCGAGACCGGCGCCGAGCGCTACCGCGGCCTGCTCGGCGGGGTCCGGGGATGAGCCTGACGCTACGTCAGGTTGCTGCGCTGGCGCGCTTGCGGTGGCAGATGGTCCGCTCCGACCGGGTGCGCGCCGCCCTCGTGCTGGGCGCCGCCGCGGTCCCGCTGGTCCTCGCCGCCGCCGTCGCCACCGGTGCCACCCTCGCCGACGCGGCACCGGCGGGCACCGACGCCGGCCCGTTCGCCCCCGCGCTCT
It includes:
- a CDS encoding endonuclease/exonuclease/phosphatase family protein translates to MRVVSYNVRSLRDDADAVAAILRGLAPDLVCVQEAPRFLFSPRRCRALAAAAGLSVLTGGRSAAGNLLLGGPRVRLVSASRVRLPRSGRRHRRALASAVVDVGRPDGAARLLVGGTHLSLDPLEREKQTRRVLARLEAADVPHRVLGADVNDVPGSRVWTLLTASLRDAWATAPTGGELTFPARGPNRRIDALLVSPGIEVRSAGVPADLAADPAAATDHLPVLAELELPAAEGV
- a CDS encoding ROK family glucokinase, coding for MNVAVGVDLGGTKIAVGLVAADGAVRAQTRRETPDGPDAVVAAIADAVAELGDEARGRPVGIGAAGFVDAGRRRVLFAPNLQWTDVPLAAQLSDRLGTPVILENDANAAAWAEARFGAGAGADSMVLVTVGTGIGGGIVLDGRLVRGGFGVAGELGHLPLVPDGRPCGCGQSGCWEQYASGTALTRAARDLVVTALAAGTGAEALVAACGGDPEALEGTHVQDAAAAGDPVAGELLADLGRWLGRGLAAVAAVLDPGVVVIGGGVAGNGDRLLEPARAEFRRRLPATGNRPEAEIRPARLGSAAGLVGAADLAREAAT
- a CDS encoding ArsA family ATPase, yielding MRVLLFTGKGGVGKTTAAAGTATLAAARGRKTLVLSTDAAHSLADAFGVPPSAEPAEIAPNLFLAQVDAQRKFERTWTEIRRYLLGVLDSVGVDPIEAEELTVLPGAEEVLALLEVRDQVRSGRWDVVVVDCAPTAETLRLLALPEALNWYMDRVFPMERRMVRALRPVLNRVTGIPMPADGVFDAVERLHAELAGVREVLTDPGTSVRLVLTPEFVVVAEARRTLTSLSLYGYRIDAVIANRIFPAEGADSWRTGWVAAQTEMLAEIEASFAPLPVLRSGYRAAEPVGVEELGALAAAVYASRLPQTDSDADPCALLAETEPMTIRAVDPGRYVLSLALPLADKRDMDLRRKGDELVLTVGGHRRLLALPSALARCSVGGAQLAGDRLEITFTREIPS
- a CDS encoding SRPBCC family protein, producing the protein MADSTTASITVNASPDEVLAVIADFEAYPEWTGAVKKAEVLGWRPDGRAELVHYQLDAGAIKDEYTLTYDWSGVPDLLTWTLVEGQMLKMLDGSYALAPAEGGGTNVTYTLSVDVKIPLLGMIKRKAEKVIIDTALRELKKRVEG
- a CDS encoding metallophosphoesterase family protein — its product is MRVHVVSDVHGSAAALKAAGEGADALVCLGDLVLFVDYDDHAGGIFGELFGAERAARWVALRTAGRVEEARDYLHELWAEVPGDRWSYIERAVRAQYTELFAAMPDPTYLTYGNVDLPALWPEFLTGAHTVLDGQVVEIGGRLFGFVGGGLRSPYRTPFEISDEDYAAKVDAVFAAAAELGRRLEVLCTHIPPAVPELTYDVVARRFERGSEQTLAAIRAHQPDLALFGHVHSPLAPRLRIGRTECVNVGHFRGREEPFVLEW
- a CDS encoding ABC transporter ATP-binding protein: MTPPLPPPTPPATPTPAIAVRDLRVSFGRAPAVDGVDLSVPAGAAVGLLGRNGAGKSTTLRVLAGALPPTAGHVEVWGVDVGADPFGARAVVGYCPDVGGLIPRATPWEHLELAARLRRLPAGWEHRARDLLERFDLGADADRVTAGFSHGMGRRLSVVLAALHAPRVLLLDEPFDGVDPVGVEATLDLISELRVGGTAVLVSSHLLPLVVRATTQAVVLRAGRIVGAAPSAELDGETGAERYRGLLGGVRG